The Bombus affinis isolate iyBomAffi1 chromosome 15, iyBomAffi1.2, whole genome shotgun sequence DNA segment GCACTCCTTCGAACGTGGAACTACGAAACAACCTAAAAGCTGGCGGATTGCTCACTGGAGATGGAGTATCCATCTCGTTAGCACAATTACCAGGCTGTAGCCACTGCCTAGTATCTGGTTTCTCAAACCGTTGCTTATTTTTACTCTCCTCTACCTTTTTCCAAAGGCTTGCAATTTTACTAGTCGCTTCCTTTGCCAATTTTCTAGTTTGCATTCCGGTCGAGGAGTTGGATACAATACTTGAATTACTGTTAGATCTCTGACCAAGGGGACCTACCTTTCGAAAGACTTTACCGCTTTCTATTTGTGCAGTATTTTGATTATTGACTGATATTTTTGGAGTTGCAGTTGTTTTTCCTGTAGGTAATCGTTTTGGAGCCACCAGTAATGGTAATGCTTTCGAAGATTGAATCTTCTCTGAAGCGTTTCCCTTTGACGATTTTGATTGGTGCGCTTGATGTGTCTTTGGCGTAAGTTTTGGTTTCCCAGTTGTTGGATGTACCTTGGATGTTGCACCTTTAATGGGTTTTGcgattttcgtttttatcggcGAAGGAGACGAAGACTCTACGGTGGGCGCATTCTTCACTTCTGGTTCGTCTTTGGTAAATGTTCCTTGTCGTTCCAAGGGCTTAATCGTTACGTCCGTCTTAGTTTCTTGTTGATAGTTCGAGGAAGAACACGTTGGAGGTGTGCTGTGCCTCTTTACGGACTTTGTGAAAGTTAATGACGATCCTTTCTGTGGAACTGATGCTCTTTTTGCAGCCACCGATAAAATCTTCGTTCGTTTGTCATCTGTTGAACTGGGATTCATTTTAGGACTTATATTTGATTTTGTTGATTCCTTCGTCGCTGTACCTGGACTATTGTTATTTTGTCTCAGCGTGGTAGCTCTAGTTGCTCTTACAATAGGTGAAGTGTTGCTACGACCTATAGGTATTCCACTGACAGGATTCACCTGTTTCAATGGAGATGATTGTGGCGTTGGTTTTCGCGTAATTGGATTTGAGTAGAGAGCTTTTCTTCTTCCGCGAATGGCCTTTGGACTTTCTGGGTCTGATTTATCCGTAGCGTTAGAATCATTACTGGGATCTCTCACCATTCCTGGTTTAATTATTCGGGGCCTTTTTGTTTCTCTAAGTGGTCCCTCGGTATTATTAGATTCATCCTCGCTCTCAGTTTCCACATTATCTGTATACCTGATGTCTTCTTGCGACCTGGGTTCTTCGATCTCGATTGTTTCCTTATGAGCGTCCTCTGGTTCTTGTACATTGTCCATTTGTTGAACACATGAACCTATTAGTCTTTTAGAAACGCCGTTGACAAACCGCATCCGTAGGTTCCGTTCTGATTCTGATTCATTTGATACTAAACTAATAGTCTCGCAATCTAGCAACCCATCCTCGCCAGTTTCATTTATGTTATTTGATTCGTTTAATGTATTTAACACGATGGTTGCATTCTGTTCCAACATGGTTTGAATTTCATCCGATTCGATAGTGTGCGTTGAATCTGGTAATCTATCTTCTACCGCGTTTGTAGTAGTATTACTTTCTGTATCTCTGAATATGCGTTCTGAATCGTTCAAAGTTCTTGTACGATATCTTTCCCTGTTCTTCTTTTGCTCGGCACGCTTTTTAATCAACGTTTTACAAGCAGATAGTTTTGACAATGTGGGGATAGCAGATTTTACCGGGGACGTTGCTCCCGTTGTCTTTTCAGAATTCTCTTGTTCATAAGTAGCATTAACTTCCTGTTGATTATTTTGATCTTGATTCATGTCGGGGAAGGGATTTTCCAATACCTGTGTTTGAAACCTGGCTCTATCTTCTTGTCTACGTTGTTTAGGTGTCAATTTGGAAAAAGGTGAAATTTTCCCCCGTGCAATCTTCTCCTGTACTACGTTTTCCTgtcgttcttcttcctttttgtcgAGTTCCGCAGCTATAGTATACGTCTTATATCTTTCCTTGGCCAAAGTTCTTTTCTGCTTTGGTGTTAAATTTCTGTGTAATCGCTTCCTAGGTGTGGACTCTGCCGAGCTAGTAACGCAGTATTCAGACGAAATTGGTGTAACTGCCTCATCGGTATCACCTGCTTCGTCGATTCTGTCTATCATCACAGGATGTGGAGCTTCTTCGGTATGTAATTCCGCATCAATACACAACGTATCGCTGCATATAGTTTCTGTAGCTTGTTCCACTGTTGACTCATCCATTTCACACACTTCATTGAACAGCGAAGGTGGATTGATGTTCTCCAGATATTCACTCAAACTATTATTTGCACTATTCTGCATAGCTTCGGCATAACGCATGCACGTCATGGATAACACATTTGCGACAGGTTTTAGTAAGTCAAAAACAGCGTCGCTCCCGCTTAAGTTCTGCGAGTCTTGATCCTTAGAATCTGCAACCTCTGATGTAATACTAGCCACGCTTAACATACTATTTTCCATATCGCCAACGTCTGGTAACTCGTCCATCATTGATGGTGGTTTGACACTTTCTAAGTGCGAACCAGTACATTCGTTCAACAAATTTTCGAGACTACCGGTGTGGCTTTGAGTTTGACTCAGAGCTCTTTTAGCTACGACACCCAAAGGAAGAGATTTCTTACGACAGCTTCGAGAATCTGTCGAAGATATATTCTTCGTCTGGATTGGAGGCAAGGACGTAGAATTACATCTGTCTCGATTAACGAATGACTCACTACAGTCACCTGAACCTGCGTAGCTAGCTGTCAGTGATAGTAAGCTTCCCATCGAGGAAGGTGGTTTTATTGCTTCTAAATCCATGGACGTCATACTGGTTGTATCTAGTTCGTTCTGTCGATTCATTTCTGCATCCACCGCTTCAGCCAATTTAATCGCTTCTCTTTGAATAATTTTTGAATTTGTCATGTGCCCATTGTCGCTACTTACTGTTTCATAACACTCTGAGGTGATTGTTCCTGGTTCTTCTGGTACATCGCTTTTAAATGAAGCGATTATAGGGGCACTAATACTTATGCTAGGAAAAGATACATCATTAGGAGAATCTTCATTCCATGTATCACTCAATATGCTCTGTTTCATTGCGCTTGAATCTCGTTCTCGAATTGCTTCCGTTTGTTGCACGAGAGTCGCAGTTAAGCGATCTAACGAGGCAATCATAGCATCAGGATCCCTTTGACGCCGATATACATCTTCCTTCTCCACATATTTCGTTGAGTCTGCAGGTTTCTGTGCCAGTTTGTGCTTTGAATCAACTTTTTCTTTATTAATGCCATCTATTTCACACGTGTCATTGTACATTTTACTGCTTTCATCAAAATTAGTAATTTTTCGTTCCCCAAATTCACTGTCGATTTCATTCATCGTGGTTTTGTTTAGCTGAATATTGTCCATAGTTTTCGTTAATCCAGGTTGTATACACAATTCTAAAAGTGCGTGTTCTGATTGTTCCACAGAATCAATCGATTCGCTACTCTCTGAATCTGTTACTTTAGTATAAGATTGTTGCATAGACGAATTCTCCATCGCTTTGTCTTTTAATGTTTTTGATGTTTTATCATTTTCCCACTTACTAGAATCATCATCTATATTTTGATCATTGTCAATAAGGTCATTATGTATCAGAGACGACATTTCTTCGTTCGATTGGGTATCGATACTAGATAGATATTGCTGCTGTGTAGGTTCTGTGTTAAACACTATTGTTTCATGTAGTATCGGGCTATTCCTCAAGTTCGAAGGTAATGAGAAATTGCACAGACTATCATCGCCTAATAATGAACCGCGTTCCGTGTTTCTTACTTTGTCCAACTCATTCTGCAAAACTTGATTCGATTGTTGCACTGGAATTTTAGTTTCTATCACCTGAAATAAGAAAATTCGACGTTTATAAGATATGCGCATgcttttgtacatttctattgtaatatttcaaataacgcACGAAGATAATTAAATtctgaaattaaatttataaaaatataaaattgtgtGCACGAAATAGATATGTCACCTTTTGCATAAATTTGGCCGTACTTTGACTATAATCTGGCACAATATTCATATTCGATGAGTTATCATTAACGTTATCAGTACAAATATCAGGATCTACCATTTCTTCAGATCCAGATTGTTTTGTATCAAGACTGTTCATGGTAGAATCGACAGATGAATTGCACTCCATTTGATCTAGTGCAACGCTTGTTTGGTACCTGGCAAGATTGCTTTCATTTCGTGGaactttttcaaaattatttcctaTAAACGAATGCCTATGCCTAAAAAAAGAGATAACGtaagaattatttttcaattaaaaattattttgtttagcgaagataataaaaaaatgtggtaaatatatatgtcgaaCTCGACCtcttcgatttcgatgattttttaatatatggAGCATGTATTCGCAAAAAACTGTCGATACAGTATTCACTACAGTGAATTTTACCTATAATCATGCGTCTGTGACAGTGTATGCATCAGTATTGGTTGCCGGCCATCGACTGCTATCTTCTGTTTATGAACGAGACTATGGTCGAGCTTAAAGGCCCTGTGCACAACTATATGTATTTGCGAGGCTGCAAGAAATGTCTATTATAactcaattaaaaattaatatcatCGATGTATGTATTGTGTTTAAGTCAGATTTCCCAATTCGGTCGCtgctaaattataaaaatgatagGCGAATGAATAATCGATATTATTTTACGAAATAAGGTAACTGTTATCATTTTATGCAAGCATGGCTGGCCGGATTAAAAATACTAATCTAAACTCTAAattttaaaaatgatatttatttttaattaagttaTAGCAGATATTTCTTACAGCCTCGCTTACGCACGTTGTGTACGAACCTTCATCTCGGATACCCCATTCGTTCCACTCTCCTTTGTATACATAAGCAGAAAATTCCGACCAGGTCATTTTATTCGGTAGTTGGCAACTAAACAGACGTATATGTTGTCACAGATTTGTGCACAATTCAACGTACAATTCTCTGTGGTAGTAACGATAATTTTTCGCAAATATCTCGGAAATTAAGGCCGATCGCCAGTTACATATataagaaaaagttgttcggaatcaTGGCTCCACcacatattaaaaaatcatcgaaatcagAAAGGTTGAGTTCGATCTGTACATTTACCAAGTATGTTGTTGATAATTATAGTACATTTATACCGAATCAAAATATTTACCTATTATTTTGCATTCCAATATTAATGCAAGCTGTAAGCAGATCTTCGTCGTCCTCATCGCCATCACTGACTTGATCTAAACATTCGGAAGAGttgtttatatttaatatataaggCATGTTACGGGTATCTCCTTTTAGTTCAAATTCCTTACATCCTGAATCGTTAGAAGCCTTCAATGCACTAGTCACGTACGAATTAACACCGTTGCTAGGATAACTTTTATCAAATTTATCGTTTTTTTCAAACATGCCATTCTGTGTATCGTATTTTTTCTctataataagataaatacattttttaactGTTTCAATAAAATCCTATATTTTTAGAGAAAATTTTTCAGTATCGTTGAATTTCGAATCGTGCCGTATCGAGAGTGAGTATAAACAATTTTTTCTGTAACTTTACCTGGTTTATTTTCTGTAGAATTGGGCGCTATAGTATCACTCTCAGCATATTGTAAGTTGCTCGAGGATACTTGTGTAATTGTTGTTCTTACGCTGCGAATAGGAAAATAcagaattttcatttattttttcatatattaaatatgtagAGTATCCTCAGGTTAAAGAAAATAACAAGTGATAGGAAATGCGTCACTTAGatgtacgtatatgtatatattatatataacttatattatatataacatataatatgtatatataatatatatcatgATATAACCATGTGTaatcatattacatatataatcaAGATTATAGTTACGATCCAAACATTTTTTGTTAAGAAAATAAGTTActaaaaattttcatttattttttaaataaaatgttctttttgCTAATTTTAATATCTACATGAAAGTGTACAAACCTCAATGAACTTTTCATAGAAGTGTGATCATCTTCCTCAACATTATTATCCTTGATATTCGTTTCAAAGTACTGCAACATTTGACTTCTCTTCTTGTCACTCGAAACTTCCGTACATTCCATTCTGGTACATTCTAAATTCAATTCCTCCGTATCTTGCAGTTTACCTTGTTCCTGAATCTTTCTCAATAAACTTCTCTGTCGACTATCCTCTTGCAAGTCAGAAGCCGATGCCGCTCTGGAAGAATTTAAAGACGTTCCATGTGGAGTTCCTTCTGTGCAATAGGTCTTTACTGTATCTTCGTGGATAAGCTCTTGATCGTTACTCGGGAAATAGTGAGAATGTGGTTTTTCTTCGTCTTCCAGACTTCGTTCAGCATAACGCAAACTATAGTCAGTTGGTTGATCCAAATCCGTCTCGGCATAATCACTGAACAGATTTCCCTCTGTTCGATAACTGACAGTCGGTGAAATAGCCTGTTGTATAGTATTCAACGAACTGTGCTGATGCAAAACAGTCTTGTTGTAGACGTTTCCAAAGTTGATGTTGTCTTTCGCGGGAGAGCTGTTGTTAACGAATGATAACGAGGTCGAGGTTTCTATTTCAGGCTTCGTGCTCACGTACTCGGTTTTTGTGCAAACGTTCAACTCCGTTTCCTCGGAAATACTGGATTGACTACTAGTCTTTAGCACAGACGTGATGCTTTGTGGCAAGTTGTCTTCTACGGAAGAGTGTAGCAAATTCTGTGAACAGGCGGATTCTTGATCCGGAGCCGAGGACCAGGAAATGGTAGAATTAGTGCTTCTAAGGTCGACGAGGCCATTAAAACCGTCCGACGACTTCAAACGATCCGGGATGGCGTTTTTATAGCGTAACGTATACTT contains these protein-coding regions:
- the LOC126924761 gene encoding uncharacterized protein LOC126924761 isoform X2 → MTLPVSNYQELLIQVRELTHETIRLQRQLSSDLFDNADPPDVNHNFSLGQKNYENGRHLTDNVIQQCERSRKDEAGQNPLAEYKNFRFRPRFYQNLDSTEGIRAGELTSRLLTWRSRSHRPIKLQEDAEDCQKREERLLSEECRVFRGAIGVDVEGVGSWRVRRRPHDIEVSTPLIGVAAHELELSVDGAAFNPVAVAATTSARCSLMKNTLKTPSSTSISLPVNAHIRPRLHLGSVIAETSKEDAMEPEVKEEDERRSSTPSPEIYTRRNKRYNEGGSSEEDSKPDTSLQGHRLPSSYRGTWPIRRDIWANQQMGFSTQQSTSITVHNDVASVMSFSSNSGGVLGCSTEMQGDRRLGAKVDVVYNLLGMLGSTEGREDMSATLLSMSNSIDNCLIMRQSGCLPLLVQLIHAPGQDPETREKASRALHNIVYAKSDERAGRREARVLRFLEQLRDYCQTLRTSLETGQVPDDLERHPGPTIAALMKLSFDEAHRHAMCQLGGLHAVAELIEMDHMAHGSECDDQNCITLRRYAGMALTNLTFGDGNNKALLCSFREFMKALVSQLRSPSDDLRQVTASVLRNLSWRADTSSKQTLREVGAVTGLMKAAMEGRKESTLKSILSALWNLSAHCSTNKVDICAVDGALAFLVDMLSYKAPSKTLAIVENAGGILRNVSSHIAVREDYRAIVRERGCLQVLLQQLRSPSLTVVSNACGALWNLSARCPQDQRLLWDLGAVPMLRSLIHSKHKMISMGSSAALKNLLSARPGCNNLVHLDSTARGLGLPTLPTLVARRQRALEQEIDQSLAETCDNIEPSTSPTNKDDKFSFKVEHSFLGINTRTLRSYQLHNQPSTSNMKCNGVARSESRDSMRSITSTHSDTMFERVNRHVLNGLSPTDIQIKQQSSSLHSAVGFDSGMSSDAHSKTSSEKKYTLRYKNAIPDRLKSSDGFNGLVDLRSTNSTISWSSAPDQESACSQNLLHSSVEDNLPQSITSVLKTSSQSSISEETELNVCTKTEYVSTKPEIETSTSLSFVNNSSPAKDNINFGNVYNKTVLHQHSSLNTIQQAISPTVSYRTEGNLFSDYAETDLDQPTDYSLRYAERSLEDEEKPHSHYFPSNDQELIHEDTVKTYCTEGTPHGTSLNSSRAASASDLQEDSRQRSLLRKIQEQGKLQDTEELNLECTRMECTEVSSDKKRSQMLQYFETNIKDNNVEEDDHTSMKSSLSVRTTITQVSSSNLQYAESDTIAPNSTENKPEKKYDTQNGMFEKNDKFDKSYPSNGVNSYVTSALKASNDSGCKEFELKGDTRNMPYILNINNSSECLDQVSDGDEDDEDLLTACINIGMQNNSCQLPNKMTWSEFSAYVYKGEWNEWGIRDEASQIHIVVHRAFKLDHSLVHKQKIAVDGRQPILMHTLSQTHDYRHRHSFIGNNFEKVPRNESNLARYQTSVALDQMECNSSVDSTMNSLDTKQSGSEEMVDPDICTDNVNDNSSNMNIVPDYSQSTAKFMQKVIETKIPVQQSNQVLQNELDKVRNTERGSLLGDDSLCNFSLPSNLRNSPILHETIVFNTEPTQQQYLSSIDTQSNEEMSSLIHNDLIDNDQNIDDDSSKWENDKTSKTLKDKAMENSSMQQSYTKVTDSESSESIDSVEQSEHALLELCIQPGLTKTMDNIQLNKTTMNEIDSEFGERKITNFDESSKMYNDTCEIDGINKEKVDSKHKLAQKPADSTKYVEKEDVYRRQRDPDAMIASLDRLTATLVQQTEAIRERDSSAMKQSILSDTWNEDSPNDVSFPSISISAPIIASFKSDVPEEPGTITSECYETVSSDNGHMTNSKIIQREAIKLAEAVDAEMNRQNELDTTSMTSMDLEAIKPPSSMGSLLSLTASYAGSGDCSESFVNRDRCNSTSLPPIQTKNISSTDSRSCRKKSLPLGVVAKRALSQTQSHTGSLENLLNECTGSHLESVKPPSMMDELPDVGDMENSMLSVASITSEVADSKDQDSQNLSGSDAVFDLLKPVANVLSMTCMRYAEAMQNSANNSLSEYLENINPPSLFNEVCEMDESTVEQATETICSDTLCIDAELHTEEAPHPVMIDRIDEAGDTDEAVTPISSEYCVTSSAESTPRKRLHRNLTPKQKRTLAKERYKTYTIAAELDKKEEERQENVVQEKIARGKISPFSKLTPKQRRQEDRARFQTQVLENPFPDMNQDQNNQQEVNATYEQENSEKTTGATSPVKSAIPTLSKLSACKTLIKKRAEQKKNRERYRTRTLNDSERIFRDTESNTTTNAVEDRLPDSTHTIESDEIQTMLEQNATIVLNTLNESNNINETGEDGLLDCETISLVSNESESERNLRMRFVNGVSKRLIGSCVQQMDNVQEPEDAHKETIEIEEPRSQEDIRYTDNVETESEDESNNTEGPLRETKRPRIIKPGMVRDPSNDSNATDKSDPESPKAIRGRRKALYSNPITRKPTPQSSPLKQVNPVSGIPIGRSNTSPIVRATRATTLRQNNNSPGTATKESTKSNISPKMNPSSTDDKRTKILSVAAKRASVPQKGSSLTFTKSVKRHSTPPTCSSSNYQQETKTDVTIKPLERQGTFTKDEPEVKNAPTVESSSPSPIKTKIAKPIKGATSKVHPTTGKPKLTPKTHQAHQSKSSKGNASEKIQSSKALPLLVAPKRLPTGKTTATPKISVNNQNTAQIESGKVFRKVGPLGQRSNSNSSIVSNSSTGMQTRKLAKEATSKIASLWKKVEESKNKQRFEKPDTRQWLQPGNCANEMDTPSPVSNPPAFRLFRSSTFEGVPQENDNPESALYKSKLKRPLVMGVQPSKVKYRNSCDLSGMNANDAPCKIPVKSSDASTYKKDIVDVVDTSVVLRKSQHTESSTAEVDPMKRISRLGSFIRVDSPNTEGSAQTYVNGSGVRTPASAIVPPFNYNPKQDIPLQIAKVTPDETESKFRVTDCHSDIVTASTRVTTV
- the LOC126924761 gene encoding uncharacterized protein LOC126924761 isoform X1 is translated as MTLPVSNYQELLIQVRELTHETIRLQRQLSSDLFDNADPPDVNHNFSLGQKNYENGRHLTDNVIQQCERSRKDEAGQNPLAEYKNFRFRPRFYQNLDSTEGIRAGELTSRLLTWRSRSHRPIKLQEDAEDCQKREERLLSEECRVFRGAIGVDVEGVGSWRVRRRPHDIEVSTPLIGVAAHELELSVDGAAFNPVAVAATTSARCSLMKNTLKTPSSTSISLPVNAHIRPRLHLGSVIAETSKEDAMEPEVKEEDERRSSTPSPEQIYTRRNKRYNEGGSSEEDSKPDTSLQGHRLPSSYRGTWPIRRDIWANQQMGFSTQQSTSITVHNDVASVMSFSSNSGGVLGCSTEMQGDRRLGAKVDVVYNLLGMLGSTEGREDMSATLLSMSNSIDNCLIMRQSGCLPLLVQLIHAPGQDPETREKASRALHNIVYAKSDERAGRREARVLRFLEQLRDYCQTLRTSLETGQVPDDLERHPGPTIAALMKLSFDEAHRHAMCQLGGLHAVAELIEMDHMAHGSECDDQNCITLRRYAGMALTNLTFGDGNNKALLCSFREFMKALVSQLRSPSDDLRQVTASVLRNLSWRADTSSKQTLREVGAVTGLMKAAMEGRKESTLKSILSALWNLSAHCSTNKVDICAVDGALAFLVDMLSYKAPSKTLAIVENAGGILRNVSSHIAVREDYRAIVRERGCLQVLLQQLRSPSLTVVSNACGALWNLSARCPQDQRLLWDLGAVPMLRSLIHSKHKMISMGSSAALKNLLSARPGCNNLVHLDSTARGLGLPTLPTLVARRQRALEQEIDQSLAETCDNIEPSTSPTNKDDKFSFKVEHSFLGINTRTLRSYQLHNQPSTSNMKCNGVARSESRDSMRSITSTHSDTMFERVNRHVLNGLSPTDIQIKQQSSSLHSAVGFDSGMSSDAHSKTSSEKKYTLRYKNAIPDRLKSSDGFNGLVDLRSTNSTISWSSAPDQESACSQNLLHSSVEDNLPQSITSVLKTSSQSSISEETELNVCTKTEYVSTKPEIETSTSLSFVNNSSPAKDNINFGNVYNKTVLHQHSSLNTIQQAISPTVSYRTEGNLFSDYAETDLDQPTDYSLRYAERSLEDEEKPHSHYFPSNDQELIHEDTVKTYCTEGTPHGTSLNSSRAASASDLQEDSRQRSLLRKIQEQGKLQDTEELNLECTRMECTEVSSDKKRSQMLQYFETNIKDNNVEEDDHTSMKSSLSVRTTITQVSSSNLQYAESDTIAPNSTENKPEKKYDTQNGMFEKNDKFDKSYPSNGVNSYVTSALKASNDSGCKEFELKGDTRNMPYILNINNSSECLDQVSDGDEDDEDLLTACINIGMQNNSCQLPNKMTWSEFSAYVYKGEWNEWGIRDEASQIHIVVHRAFKLDHSLVHKQKIAVDGRQPILMHTLSQTHDYRHRHSFIGNNFEKVPRNESNLARYQTSVALDQMECNSSVDSTMNSLDTKQSGSEEMVDPDICTDNVNDNSSNMNIVPDYSQSTAKFMQKVIETKIPVQQSNQVLQNELDKVRNTERGSLLGDDSLCNFSLPSNLRNSPILHETIVFNTEPTQQQYLSSIDTQSNEEMSSLIHNDLIDNDQNIDDDSSKWENDKTSKTLKDKAMENSSMQQSYTKVTDSESSESIDSVEQSEHALLELCIQPGLTKTMDNIQLNKTTMNEIDSEFGERKITNFDESSKMYNDTCEIDGINKEKVDSKHKLAQKPADSTKYVEKEDVYRRQRDPDAMIASLDRLTATLVQQTEAIRERDSSAMKQSILSDTWNEDSPNDVSFPSISISAPIIASFKSDVPEEPGTITSECYETVSSDNGHMTNSKIIQREAIKLAEAVDAEMNRQNELDTTSMTSMDLEAIKPPSSMGSLLSLTASYAGSGDCSESFVNRDRCNSTSLPPIQTKNISSTDSRSCRKKSLPLGVVAKRALSQTQSHTGSLENLLNECTGSHLESVKPPSMMDELPDVGDMENSMLSVASITSEVADSKDQDSQNLSGSDAVFDLLKPVANVLSMTCMRYAEAMQNSANNSLSEYLENINPPSLFNEVCEMDESTVEQATETICSDTLCIDAELHTEEAPHPVMIDRIDEAGDTDEAVTPISSEYCVTSSAESTPRKRLHRNLTPKQKRTLAKERYKTYTIAAELDKKEEERQENVVQEKIARGKISPFSKLTPKQRRQEDRARFQTQVLENPFPDMNQDQNNQQEVNATYEQENSEKTTGATSPVKSAIPTLSKLSACKTLIKKRAEQKKNRERYRTRTLNDSERIFRDTESNTTTNAVEDRLPDSTHTIESDEIQTMLEQNATIVLNTLNESNNINETGEDGLLDCETISLVSNESESERNLRMRFVNGVSKRLIGSCVQQMDNVQEPEDAHKETIEIEEPRSQEDIRYTDNVETESEDESNNTEGPLRETKRPRIIKPGMVRDPSNDSNATDKSDPESPKAIRGRRKALYSNPITRKPTPQSSPLKQVNPVSGIPIGRSNTSPIVRATRATTLRQNNNSPGTATKESTKSNISPKMNPSSTDDKRTKILSVAAKRASVPQKGSSLTFTKSVKRHSTPPTCSSSNYQQETKTDVTIKPLERQGTFTKDEPEVKNAPTVESSSPSPIKTKIAKPIKGATSKVHPTTGKPKLTPKTHQAHQSKSSKGNASEKIQSSKALPLLVAPKRLPTGKTTATPKISVNNQNTAQIESGKVFRKVGPLGQRSNSNSSIVSNSSTGMQTRKLAKEATSKIASLWKKVEESKNKQRFEKPDTRQWLQPGNCANEMDTPSPVSNPPAFRLFRSSTFEGVPQENDNPESALYKSKLKRPLVMGVQPSKVKYRNSCDLSGMNANDAPCKIPVKSSDASTYKKDIVDVVDTSVVLRKSQHTESSTAEVDPMKRISRLGSFIRVDSPNTEGSAQTYVNGSGVRTPASAIVPPFNYNPKQDIPLQIAKVTPDETESKFRVTDCHSDIVTASTRVTTV